One Carya illinoinensis cultivar Pawnee chromosome 5, C.illinoinensisPawnee_v1, whole genome shotgun sequence genomic window, ACCTTCACAACACTATCAAGCGATAAATTTATGGGTAAAATAAACTACCAGTGTTTAGCTACATATCAAACCGATTACTAGCATGCTCAAGCCGACAAGGAAGATACAACTATACACTTTCCTCTGACAgatgatttatttataatttatctatttgcatttttttacttttttgttacAAACAAAGATGCCTACAGACTTTTCCCATGATTTTCGGAACGCAAACCAAGGCTGGCTACTTGCGAGAGGCTGTTACCGTTGTGCCTCGAAACCGAAAGTCTCATTTTCACTAGAATTCCTTTTGGGTCTGAAGACCATAAACTGACCCTATGGGGAAACATCCAAATTCAAAAACTTTGAATGTGCCAAGGCCCATGAATGTCTCGGTTAAGTTGAGTGATCATCCAACGGGTTTCGGCGGTACCAAAAACATCATATTATATGATTCGTTTCACTAATCATGTATTCATGTCCTAACCTTTCATATGGTTACTCTTTATTTTCAAAACGTGGACTTTTAAGGTTGATTATTTATAACAGGtattttaacttcgagttcttccATCAATGTGCAAACCACCCCCTCCATTTTATTGACTTGACAAGATTTGATTTGCAAAAgatcttaattttaaatttttctagcAAATCAAGTCTTGCCATGTTTTGCACAGTGACTtccaaaaagaattttctttaaaCTTCAAAGTGTAGTATCTGAGaacttactctttttttttttttttttggcttctcATATTTCGAATAATTGAGGTAGAAAAGAAGAAGTAAAAACATAGTCTAAAGCacaaaaaatctaataattcataaaaaaaatataatatcatttGTATCAACAAAAATAAGCTTCCTAAAAGCATCTAAAAAGTTTATACAAGCATGTATGAGGGGTTTGTGCTCCATATACGTCAATTTTAAGGTGGAGCACActtcttttttatattcttatcaCAAAGTACCATATGAACGCCCTACTCTATCTGTGAGGCAATTGTGTATTGGTCATCAAGGCTGGTCAGAGACAAGTTAATTCTGCTTCAGTATTCCTAATTTTTATTGCAGCTTTAATCCTTCCTGCCTTGTTCCAACCGATTTACCTTGTCAAGCAGGAAATCAATGGTCGTGGATGCATCCTATATATGGCAAGTAAATTACTTCATTAATTAGCaaaataaacattttcaaaTGTGTTATGATCTACATATTGCTAAAATTACTTTGCTAACCTTCAAACTTTTCCTCAATTTCTCCTCCAGTGCATCTCGGCGGCCCCTTTCTTCAGAGATCATATCAACCAGAGCTACTTGCTCTTTATCCAGCTCCTCTATTTGTTGTTGTTTCTCTTGAAGCTGATAACAATTCAATTGATATTTTCATCAATACCATGAAATTCTGACCAACTTTCATAAGCAAGCAGTGATGTGTAATCAACTTGGCTGCCCATCCTAGCCATTCTTTGGAAAAATGATtctaaagaaataagaaaaagaatccACTGTTTTCTTACTTGAATTTCAAGTGCTTTACACTTCTCTCTTTCCTGTTGTAAATTGGATAGCAACTCGGTCACCTGTAGTTTCATCAATCTGGCAAAGAAAAAGGATTAGTTTCAGAGTTGGCTATGAATGGAAACACAAATGCAACAGTCGAGCAATATGAGCTCCTAGAATCTAACAAtaccaataatagtataatacaaCCTTTTGCCAGATTCGTTATCATCTTCGTCCAACTTGATTACAATGTCTGAATTACTGTCAGGGGTTACGTGTCGAACTTCGTTTATGGCAGCTACCTTTGAACCTGAAGGTAGTGATGCTTCACGCAAAACTCCACCTTCAATTGCACGATCTCGGGGTCGGGATCTTTTATTTGTGCCTGAAGTGGACTTCCTTCTCTTAGATTCCAAGGCTTCTTTATCTGGACGTCGTCTTGGAGCATAACCGATTTCCTGGCAGTTTGTAGACCTAAGAAAAGTAGTTCTTAGAGATTAGATTGTTCATCTCCTCTTGGATTTTCTGAAGTTATGGACACAGTAGAAGAAAACAAACCAGAAATTCTTTTGCATCAACAGCAATCGTTGCTCGAGTCTTGAAAGCACAACCGTGCGCTCGAAGCCCTGTTTGTCATGAGCTGGTTCAACAAAATTAGCTTCCAATACACCTGTGTTGCATAAGAGGGCATAACAAGAGTTAATTCGAATTAATAACGACATCAAAACTACTCCTGACAAAGTCACAAACACTGCTATATCCTGGGACTTCAGTCTGAGAAGAAACAATACCAATAACTCCTCGACCATCACTCCCGGCAGCATTCCAAACCCTCCAGAATGGCTGACAAAGAAAGAGGACATTTGCGCGTTAAAGAACGGAATAAAaggaaatataaaattaaagcatGACAAGAATGCAATAAAAcaaacttattttattatacaTTAGAAATCCAGCAGGATGAAACTTTACTTGTTCCCTTTATCAATCATGGCAACCATTAAAACTGCCGCTAATTTAAATGCAGAACCACCAGGTCTAAGGTGAAATAGTCATAAATATTgcaaaagtttttctttttctcatgaATTCGTGATTATGGATGGAAAGAGACTAGAATCTGGACATCGAGAAAGGATGGGTCCACAAATATTACTCTGTACAAGCTGAAATAGCTCTATTCAATTTACAGACAATCGACACATACAAAAGGACCCACCCCCGTGAATCATGACAGGTTagtctcaaccatttttgcTTGATTCATCAATGGGAAGAATGCTATAATACAGGACGTAATGTACAAattaaagaacaagaaaaacaaacctTGATTAATCTGTTCTTGTGATAAACATTGAAACCCTGAACATCAATATGATATTTTGCATCTTTTACAAATCCAATAGTCACATCAGCAACCATCTGTTAACAGCGATAAGAACAAAAACAGGTTACAATAGTGAAAGGCGGACAACTATGCTAAATAAAGTACTAAAATATTAAATCTTAGCATTACATTTGAAGCTCCTGGCATTATCTCTGGATTATACTGAGGTTTGTATGTTATCTTCTGTGATAACATCATGTCATTCACTATGCTATGATGTTGAACATCTTCCCCACGCAGAATAATTCTGAAGTTAGAAGGAAGTCTGAGATAAAGAATTGATGCGTAACTCTGGCAGGGACAAAATCCGAAGATGTTGTCAGTAACTGTAGCAGGAAACTAGAGACTTGTACTGATAACTTCAACTtcttaaacaaagaaaaaatgcaGTTCCTACCAATAACCAATTAGGCTTTACTCAAGCAAAATATACTAAGGACACTCAGGCTACAAACTAATAAACAAAGACTGCAGCTAAACCAACAAGAAAATTACTCGATTAGCTAAATTAAAAGACAAATAGGGATGCATATTCGATCTGCAAAGGGGCATGACTTTCTTCCCAAACCTGTAACAGCCTATGCTTATATATACTTTCGACAACCATCATCTACCAACGTGTAACAGACATTGAATTTTCACATTTAGGGATGAAAATCGACACAACAGAAATTAATTCCTTTGGAATGTCAGTTACTTCTGCAATTTGATAGTACAATTTGGAAACTAACCTGGCAGATTATGTCCAAAGTTTAAAACAGTTCAAATGGTATAGATTATACATTGACAGATCTTTCTAAGACCCTTTTCCAAAAAGTACTTGCCAATAAGAAAACCATGCAAGTAAAATCAAGACAATATGAGATTTAGCACAACGACATTTACGCATACCCTTAGTGTATGTAGATGAATTAAGAAGGGGATGTCGATAAGCACAACGACATTTCATATTAAACTCGAGCAAGAAATTTACACATACCCTTAGTGAATGTCGATAAGTTAAGAAGTGCCTAGAGTTGGGATATCTTTTTGCCATTTGTATGCTCTTTTCATCTCGGTTGTTTCCTTTAAGTTGAATATCCTGTTATGTCAAATATTATACATGTAAAGCACTATAGAACTGCATAAACAACCTTTAAAGTTTGAATGAATTTTGGCAGAAATAAAATGCGCAAATGAAAAGGAAGTGTGTTAGAAACTTACATGTTGATCAGTGTCTAAATCAAGTTCCAGACTTCCTCCATCATCATCCCAAAGATTGTATATTATTATACGCGTACCATGATGATTCAGGAAATCGAACTACGTGGTAAAGAATGAGAAAACGAGATAAAATGATGATGAGACATACAACTATAAAATGAGGATCCcatcaaatatgaaaaagaaaaaaacaagttaAGGCATAGTGTGATCCACGTGGTGCCTGTCAATGCAGGGCTGTACCCCGGAAACGGTAAAGCACAACTCAGATATAGCCCAACAAATCACGGCACAATTCAGAACAGAGAGAGGAAATCTTGCTGCAATCATTAGGACTCTAATTTTCAATTCACGCACAACACATAAACAGATCTAAAACATGAAGCCCTGGCGTACTCAATCTTATCAGAGCATATACTCATAAGAGAGCAGCCTCATAAGAGGGagctacaattataatattcaaGCAAGCCTTAGTTGTACTAAAAAGTGAAAGTCAGTAGTAACGTAACATTTCTCCTTTGAAAGAAATCCCCTGCCCATTATGTTTGGtcccatttcttttcatttcctctCTCTAGTAAAAACAATCTGTATGCCACCGCCACATGTTTGcttaagtgaaaaataaaagtagacTAAACAACTATCAAACAAAGACTAAAATGGATAAAATTGCAGTAAACACAAGAAGCCTCACCTGCTTAAGAAGATCTTCTTCACTTTCATAAGGTGACCACTGCACTATAGTTGCTAAATTCCTATTCCAGTCATTTTGTGAAAATCGTATCATCTTGTTCCACTGTTGTCCTCTATGCTCGTAATCAATCTTGTCattccaaataaaaaatcagtGATACATAAGGATAGTCCTATGCAGCGGATGTTCTAGAAGTGATAATTACAAAGCATCCTGAAGATTAATGTTAACCAAAATAATTTCCTTTTGACAAGTAAAATgtgactaaaataattataaaaaggtGTTCTTACCATGGGGACCACAATATCTTCCTTTCTAGTACCCCTCAGAAATGTGTAGGATAGCATTCCAATGCTTTGTGTGAGGCTAGACAAATATAGACAAACAAATTAGTTTTGAAGTCGACATGCAAACAAAGTCAAACTATTTGCAAGAACtcgtagaaaaaaaaatagaaagcaaTAATGATGTTAATCAGCAACTTTCCTTATTGCAATTATGGTAAGATATATTTTTCAACGATTAAAGACGGTTATTATATACATGTAACCCATAATATACCGAGAGCAGAATAAGAAAGCAAGAAACCAAAGGACCTACCTTTGTCCATCACTTCCTAGACAGCGTGAAAACACAATAACATCTGCTCCTAGCCTCATTGTACTCGTTTTAAACCCATTTCCAtctggatggaagagagttggGAAAATGTAAGTAAAGATTAAAGCATATAAAGATTTCGGCAGAGTACTGTTTCAAGAGCCAATTATTTCTACATAAGATTTGTCATGAGTATGATCCTTTGAAAGTGATCAAGGAGCTCACATTGACCAATGGTGTTGgcaattttactttttacagaATAGCCCAGAGACATGCACTGCCTCATTTTATCAGGAGTCATTCCGCCACCATTATCTGCAGCCAAAACGATGAAACCATTAAATTCTAATAAATCAGGGTTCTGATCGAATTCGAAAttaatgaaaggaaagaaaagactgAATGGGTGCTGAGACGATCTTCCCGAGCATTTTTCACCATTAGAGTAAGacgaaaaatataaacaaagaaacctccagaaaaaagaaaaaaaaaaggaaaaaaaagaaaaaaagagcaaacaatattataaaagctACCTACATACGTACCTTCTATTAGCAACATTTTAGTACCATCTTTCTCGTTTCCCAGCACATCTACGAGAACGTATGTAGCTCCATTACAGACCTGACCAATTACAAGTTGATCAGGAAATAAATGAAGAGATGAGAATCAatctgatatttattttttattttttgaagttataaaaaatgtaaataccTCGTCTAGAGAATTATCTAGGAGCTCCGCAAAAGCTGTACAAATTAAGGTCAGCGATCAGTAAATTCTTCTATGCATAACCTTAATAAGATCagggagaaaaagaagagatcGAGAGGAAATAAAAGGGACAAAcaggaaaggaaaaaatttaacatattcACGCTGTAACGACCATCTATATAATGTACCTCCCAGAGCCCATTTATGGCTGGTCGCATTTGAATGCAGAAACTTAGGATGGACCCTGACGTGATCCATGCCCACtgcaaaatattaaataaaataagttcaaaatatacttaaattatacagattagtacatatAGCTGTAGCTAGCATGAATTCCTTGTTACATAAGAGCGCAAAGTAGATCATGATACAAGAGTAAGTGGTGGAATTCTCAATCGATCCCATGATAGGGTAGAAACTGAAGAATCCTAACTAACAAAAAAATgtatgattgattgtcactttttcataattaaaCTTCTTTAATCAAGAAGTCAGTTCAATTTGGtgagtaataaataatatttgtatttttacaTCATGAATTTGATTCGCTTTATCATGATAGGCAATTCAACAGTATCACAAGATGAACAGCTCCCAGTATCTtccttaattctttttctttttgggaaaGCATGGTGCTTCAAGATGCATTATCGCCATGATATTCTCATTAAAAAAcggcatattatatataattttcatgttTGAATGACACGTCGACCATgcgaaatttatatatatatatatatatatatatgtatatatatacgtgcATTCCCTTAGATATAAAACAGGtaaaagaaacaagaagaagaaaggcaTAGAAAGAAAAACACGACAACAATGTAACAAATAATTTTGGCAATGAAAACAAAGCATGCACTAACAATATTTACCAGAAGTAGTCAAAGCTGCATCGCCACCTTCACTGATATCATAATCCCCGGCTTTCCAAAACTGCTTACAGCCGCCAACAACTGGACTTATTGCTTCCCTACCATCCACCACCATATTAACGGGATAAATCGCCGACACCGGCGAAGCCTCTGTCACAGGCAAAGgctcctcaaacttcacgaGCGGCCAAGCAGGGGCAAGTAAATCACACGGTAACGCTGCGTCGTTGGGGTCGTCGATATCGGAAGAACCGCTTGAACTACTGTCAATCATATTATTTGAGAGAAGTTCCGGAAGTCGATCATTTAGGCTCGGGAGGGGATGATTACATTCGGGGACTTCTTGCTTGACGACAGAGTCCATGGTTAGGGACGGTGAAGGTTGGGACGGCTGGAGATGGGGTTAGGGTTTTGCTCGAGGGCTTTCAGGATAAGATGGAGAAGAAAGAGTTACAATGGGGTAGCATGATCGTAAGAGCGCTAAGAAGTGGCGCGAGGAATATATAAAGTCGGGCTTACAGTTCGTTTCACGTCATGATCGGGTGAATGGGAGTTCGATTTCCTTCTTTTTCGCTCATCGGTTTTGGAGTTCGTTTATGCTTTGGGAACGTGCCAATGCAAGGAAGTTGGATAGATCATAAACTTAagaaattgtttaaatataaatttttaaaaataattttattttaaaatttataaaagttgttttggattttatgTTTAGGTGAAAAGTTGAAAATAGTGTAttcatttagatttaaaaatgtttgatttgattttgataattttgagaAATCCTTTTAGCCTACCAAATAAGGATTGTTTTTTGTTTCAACTCCCTCCttactttattaaataaaataaaataactaaaaatatttttagttaatAAATTTCCATTTAAAGATAATAGAGTCTTTTAGTATTTATTAAGTTAGTCTACATACATTCTCTAAATGGGGACTACTCATACAAACACATacaattatctttaaaaaaaacttaaaaattactataatatcatttttaaaatgatatttttttcccttttatcaTAGTCATTAATCAGATTGCACACGCCGTCTCCCATTCaagattataaatagaatttctcttattttttatatctttactTTATGTAAGGATTcataatttttatgaattttaaaggAATTTAAAGACTATCAATTATGATTTTTGATGGCCAAAATTAATTCGATATGTGATGTGTTTAGTCTTTATCTTCACTTAAGGAAATTCTTTTTAAGTCTTTCAATGAAATTAGGCAGAGTAAGAGGAGCCTCGACCCCACCCCCTGAGGGCGAGTACCCCATTCGCCCACCTCATACAACAccacattttttattaaaaaagtgtaaCAAAATCGCACAAGGCAAAGTTAAAGATTTaacaaatccaaacaaaaacaaatatatagatCAAACCCAATAAACCTATAAATCAGAAATGTTTCACAAATCCAATAAAAAACCaaagcaaaattacaaaatt contains:
- the LOC122311963 gene encoding protein MICRORCHIDIA 7-like, which translates into the protein MDSVVKQEVPECNHPLPSLNDRLPELLSNNMIDSSSSGSSDIDDPNDAALPCDLLAPAWPLVKFEEPLPVTEASPVSAIYPVNMVVDGREAISPVVGGCKQFWKAGDYDISEGGDAALTTSVGMDHVRVHPKFLHSNATSHKWALGAFAELLDNSLDEVCNGATYVLVDVLGNEKDGTKMLLIEDNGGGMTPDKMRQCMSLGYSVKSKIANTIGQYGNGFKTSTMRLGADVIVFSRCLGSDGQSLTQSIGMLSYTFLRGTRKEDIVVPMIDYEHRGQQWNKMIRFSQNDWNRNLATIVQWSPYESEEDLLKQFDFLNHHGTRIIIYNLWDDDGGSLELDLDTDQHDIQLKGNNRDEKSIQMAKRYPNSRHFLTYRHSLRSYASILYLRLPSNFRIILRGEDVQHHSIVNDMMLSQKITYKPQYNPEIMPGASNMVADVTIGFVKDAKYHIDVQGFNVYHKNRLIKPFWRVWNAAGSDGRGVIGVLEANFVEPAHDKQGFERTVVLSRLEQRLLLMQKNFWSTNCQEIGYAPRRRPDKEALESKRRKSTSGTNKRSRPRDRAIEGGVLREASLPSGSKVAAINEVRHVTPDSNSDIVIKLDEDDNESGKRLMKLQVTELLSNLQQEREKCKALEIQLQEKQQQIEELDKEQVALVDMISEERGRRDALEEKLRKSLKDASTTIDFLLDKVNRLEQGRKD